The Stenotrophomonas maltophilia genome segment ACCAGCGTGCATTCGTTCGCCGCCGATCCCTCGCGTGGCCTGTTCATCCTGGTGTTCCTGTCGGTGCTGGTCGGTGGCAGCCTGCTGCTGTACGCGCTGCGCGCCAGCCAGCTGAGCGTGGACGCCGACGACCCGCGCCGTGGCTTCACTGCCACCTCGCGCGAGACCCTGCTGCTGGCCAACAACCTGCTGCTGGCCACGGCCTGCGCGATGGTGCTGCTCGGCACGCTGTATCCGTTGCTGGCCGATGCGCTGTCGCTGGGCAAGATCTCGGTCGGCCCGCCCTACTTCGGCAGCCTGTTCCTGCTGCTGATGGCGCCAATGATCCTGCTGCTGCCGTTCGGCCCGCTGGTGAAATGGCAGCGTGACCAGCCCTCGCGCGCCTTCGCGCTGCTGGCACCGTGGCTGGGCCTGGCGCTGCTGCTGGGCGCGCTGGCCTGGTGGCAGGCGCCGCAGAACGGCTGGAAGGCCGGCATCGGCGTGGCCGCTGCGGCCTGGGTCGCACTCGGTACCGCACGCTTCGTCTGGCAGCGACTGCGCGGCAACGGCCGCTTCACCGCCGAAATGCTCGGCATGATCGTTGCCCACGCCGGCATCGCCGTGTTCCTGGCCGGCGCGCTGCTGGTGGAAGCCTTGAACGTGCAGCGCGAAGTGGCGCTGGCCCCGGGTCAGCAGCTGGTGGTCGGTCGCTACGAAGTGCGCTTCGAGGGCGTGGACCACCGCGAAGGCCCCAATTTCATCGCCGACCGCGGTCACCTGCGGGTATTCCGCGACGGCCGCGAACTGGCCCTGCTGCACCCGGAGAAGCGCCAGTACGCCAGCGGCGGCCAGGTGATGACCGAGGCCGGCATCGATGCACGCTTCGACGGCGATGTCTACGTGGCATTGGGCGAGCCGCTGGGCAACAATGCATGGGCGGTACGGGTGCATATCAAGCCGTTCGTGCGCTGGATCTGGCTGGGCGCGCTGTTGATGGCCCTGGGCGGATTCATCGCCGCCGCCGACCGCCGTTTCCGTCGTCCGTAGGAGTTTCCATGTCCGAGTCCCCCGCCCCGCGCCCCTCCCGCCCGCTGCCGCCGGTAGCCATCGTGATCGGCGTGCTGTTCTTCTTCGGCCTGCTCGGGCTGATGATCTACGGGGTTATGAAATCGGGTGATCCGCAGCGCGACGTGCTGCCGTCGGCGCTGATCGACAAGCCGGCGCCAGCGTTCGCGCTGCCGGTGCTGCACGACCCGGAAATGATCGTGCACAGCGACGAACTGCGTGGCGCGCCGTACCTGTTGAACGTGTGGGGCAGCTGGTGCGCGGCCTGCCGCGAGGAACACCCGGTGCTGACCCGTTTCGCCGAGAGCAAGCGCGTGCGCGTGATCGGCTACAACTGGAAGGATGAACCGACCGATGCCCTGCATTGGCTGGAACAGCTGGGCAACCCGTTCATGGTCGTGCTCAGCGACGTGGAAGGCCGCACCGCGATCGACTGGGGCGTGACCGCTGCACCGGAAACCTTCCTTGTCGACGGCAGCGGCATCGTGCGCTGGAAGTACAGCGGTGCGATGACCCAACGCGTGGTCGACGAGAAGCTGATCCCGGCGCTGGAGAAGATCGAGAAGGCCCAGGGCAATGCCGGCAGCACGTTGCACACGGCGCCCTGAGCCCATGCGCTGGCTGCTGGCGCTGCTGCTCCTGATGCTGCCGCTGGCCGCGCTGGCACAGCAGCCGCTGCATGATCCGCAGCCGCTGCAGTTCCGCGATGGCGCCGAAGAACGCCGCTTCCACGACCTGGCCGCGCAGCTGCGCTGCGTGCAGTGCCAGAACCAGTCGCTGGCCGATTCCAACGCGCAGATCGCGCAGGACCTGCGCCGCGAGGTGCTGCAGCTGATGCAGCAGGGCCACGACGACGCGCAGATCAAGCAGTTCCTGGTCGCCCGCTACGGTGAGTTCGTGCTCTATCAGCCACCGTTGCAGCCGGGCACCTGGCTGCTGTGGGGCGGTCCCCTGCTGATGCTCGGTGCGGGTGCTCTGGTGGTGCTGGGCATCGTCCGCCGCCGTGGCCGTACGGTTGGCGCCGCAGCGGCCGGCAAGGCCGATGAAGGAGACGGATGGTGAGCCATTGGCTGCCGATGCTGGCCGGTCTGGTTGCTGCGTTGATGGCAGCGCTGGTGCTGTGGCCGCTGCGCCACTCTGGCCGCCGCGGTTTCGTGGTCGGCGTATTCGCACTGGGCGTGGCCGGTGCCTGCCTGTACCTGCTGGTCGGTGATCCACGTGCCGCACAGATGCAACCGACGCCTTCGGTAGCCACCCTGCGCGATGGCGTGCAGGCCCTGCAGGATGCACTGAAGCGTGACCCACAGCGGGCCGATGGCTGGGCGCTGCTTGGCCGGTCGCAAGCCGAACTGGGCAACGCCGCGGCCGCGGCGGACGCGTTCGCGCGGGCCGCCACTCTCGCCCCGGAAGACCCCGGCGTGCTGGTGGAGGCGGCGCAGGCACGTGCGCAGGCCGATGCCGGCAAGCAGTTCGATGACACGGCGATGGCCTGGCTGCAGCAGGCGCGTGCGCTGGCGCCCGATGCCGAGCGTGCCAGCTGGCTGCTGGGTATCGCCCTGCGCCAGCGCGGAAAGAATGCCGAGGCCGCAGATGTGTGGAGCGGCCTGCTGCCACGGCTTGAGCCCGGCGCCGCGCAGGCGCTGCAGGCGCAGATCGCCATCGCCCGTGAAGCCGCCGGTCAGCCGTCCGATGCAGCCGTTGCGGCGCCACCGGCGCTGTTGCAGGTGCGCGTGCAGTTGCCTGCGTTGAAGGGCACCGAGTGGCCGGCCAGCACCCAGGTATTCGTGCTGGCCCGCGCCGTGGGTGGACCGCCGATGCCGGTGGCCGCACGCAAGCTGCCCTTGGCAGGATTCCCGGCCACGGTCGGGCTGGGTGACGCTGACAGCCCGATGCCAACCGCACCGCTGTCGGCCCATCGCGAAGTGGAAGTGCTGGCACGCATCTCGCGCACCGGCAGCGCCAACCGCAGCGAGGATGACCTGCAGAGCGTACCGGTGAAGGTGAGCCTGCCCCACGACGGTGTTGTGGAGCTGCGCTTCCCGTAACGCGCCGCGGTAGTGCCGGCCGCTGGCCGGCAACCCCACAGCCGCATCACGATTCATGAGGTTGCCGGCCAGCGGCCGGCACTACCTGCATCGCCGATGGAAACCAGCGTGTCGCCAGCTCCACATGCGGCCCCGCTAGAATGCCTGCATGACCGAATTCATCCCGCCCGGCACCCGCTTCCACGCCCTGCCCTCGCCCTTCCCGTTCAAGCGCGGCGGCGCCCTGCACGGCGCGCGCGTCGCCTATGAGACCTGGGGAACACTGGCGGCCGACGCCAGCAACGCGATCCTGATCGTGACCGGCCTCTCGCCGGATGCACATGCGGCAGCCAACGACGCCAACCCGGCAGCGGGCTGGTGGGAAGGCATGGTCGGACCCGGCAAGGCGATCGATACCGACCGCTGGTTCGTGGTCTGCGTGAACTCGCTGGGCAGCTGCAGGGGCTCGACCGGTCCGGCCTCGCTCAACCCGGCCACCGGCCAACCGTATCGTCTCGACTTCCCCGAGCTGTCGATCGAAGACGGCGCGCGCGCCGCGATCGAAGTCGTGCGCGCCCAGGGCATCGAACAGCTGGCCTGCGTGGTCGGCAATTCGATGGGCGGCATGACCGCGCTGGCCGTGCTGATGCTGCACCCGGGCATTGCGCGCAGCCACGTCAACATTTCCGGCAGCGCGCAGGCACTGCCGTTCTCCATCGCGATCCGCTCGCTGCAGCGCGAAGCGATCCGCCTTGATCCACGCTGGAATGGTGGCCACTACGACGACGACGCGTATCCCGAGTCCGGCATGCGCATGGCGCGCAAGCTGGGCGTGATCACCTACCGTTCGGCACTGGAATGGGATGGGCGCTTTGGCCGCGTGCGGCTGGATTCGGACCAGACCGACGACGATCCGTTCGGCCTCGAATTCCAGGTGGAAAGTTACCTGGAAGGCCACGCACGGCGCTTCGTGCGTTTCTTCGACCCCAACTGCTATCTGTACCTGAGCCGCTCGATGGACTGGTTCGACCTGGCCGAGTACGCCGATGGCGATGTGCTGGCCGGGCTGGCGAAGATCCGGGTGGAGAAGGCGCTGGCGATCGGCGCCAACACCGACATCCTGTTCCCGGTGCAGCAGCAGCAGCAGGTCGCCGATGGCCTGCGTGCCGGCGGTGCCGATGCGCGCTTCATCGGCCTGGAATCGCCACAGGGCCATGATGCCTTCCTCGTCGATTTCGAGCGTTTCTGCCCCGCCGTGCGCGGCTTCCTCGACGCGCTGTAAGTGGCGTGGCGGCGTAACCTCGCGTTGGCCGCGTTCGGCGCGTTGATCGCGCTGATGGTCAGCGGTGTGCTGCCGCTGTGGCTGGGTGGCTGGTGCATGCTGGCCAGCGCGGTGTCGTTCGCGCTGTACGGCCAGGACAAGCGCGCGGCGCAGCGAAAGCAATGGCGCATTCCCGAACGCACCCTGCAACTGCTGGCCTTTGCCGGTGGCTGGCCGGGCGCGCTGCTGGGCCAGGCGCTGTTCCGACACAAGCACCGCAAGGCCGCATTCCAGTGGGTGTTCTGGTTGTGCGTGCTGGCCAACGTGGCCTCGATCGCGGTGATGCTGCGCGAGTTCTCGCGGTAACCGTTCGAATGGGTAATGCCGGCCGCTGGCCGGCAATTCCGTGTCCGTATCAGGCGCCATGAGGTTGCCGGCCAGCGGCCGGCACTACCGGTTCACGCTTCGCGGACCAGAGTCCCGTCGCGCAACCGGTACTGCGCATCGACCACGCCTTCGGGCAGGTCGTCGTGGGTGATCATCAGCAGGCTGCGCCCGTCCAGCAATCCGGAAAGGTCCTGCAACAGCGCACGTGCGGTATCCACGTCCAGCCCTTCGGTGGGTTCGTCGAGCAGCAGGATCGGCGCATTGCGCAGCAGCGCGCGCGCCAGCGCCAGGCGTCGTGCCTGGCCCGCCGACATCGTCGCACCGTTCTCGCCGACCCAGGCCTGCAGGCCGCCGTTGCGCTCGGCCCATTCGCCCAGGCGCACGCGGCGCAGCACCGCCCACAAGGCGGCGTCGCTGGCATCGGGATCACCCAATCGCAGGTTCTCGGCCACGCTGCCGGCGAACACCGGCGCGTTCTGCGGCAGCCACGCCAGTTGCCGGTGCCAGTCGGCCTGGGCGAAATCACGCAGGTCGCGGCCACCGTAGGTCAGCCGTCCCTGCTGCGGATCCCACAACCGCAGCAGCAGGCTCGACAGCGTGGTCTTGCCGCTGCCGCTGTCGCCGCGAATCGCGATGCGTTCGCCTGGCGCCAGGGTCAGCTGCAGGCCGGACAACACCGGCCGCGCGCCGCTTGGCCACTGGAAATGCACGTCATCCCAATGCACGCGCGCAGCCGGCGGCACCACCTGTGGCGCCTGCGGATCGTCCACCGTCGGCGGTTGCTCGACGATCGCCTGCAGGCGATCGGCGGCAATGCGCCCGGACTGCAGCGACTGCCAGGCCAGGCCCATGCCGGCCCACAGCTCGATCAACGCCACGGTGAGGAACACCAAACCTGCGGCCATTTCCGGTGCGATGCGCTGCTGCTCGGCCGCGTGCAGGGCCAACGCCAGCATCGCCACCAGGCCCAGCCCCGCCACCAGGCCGTGCAGGGTCGAGGCCGCGATCAGGCGCCAGCGGCGGCGGCGGTCACGCGAGGCCAGCTGCTTGGCAGCTACGCGTACCTTCAGCTGCCAGGCCGCATCGGCGTGCAGCGCGGCCAGGTCACCCGCACCTTCCAGCCCTTCGAATGCAGCGGTACGCAATGCGGCACGATGCGCGGCACGGTCGGCCTCTTCGTCGTCATGGCCACGCACGCCCAGCCACGGCACGCCGAAGGCGATCAGCAGCGCCAGCACCGCCAGCAGCACCGCAGCCGACGGCAGGATCAGTGCCGCCGAAACGATCGCGACCAGCGACAATCCGCCCAACGCCACCAGCGGCCCGATCGCACGCACCAGCAGGCCGTCCACTTCACCGATGTCGCCGAGCAGGCGCGCCAGAAGGTCGCCGGTGCGCGTAGCCCCCAACCGTGCGGGTGCCAGCGGCAACGCGCGGCGGAAGAACCACACGCGCAGGTCGCGGGCGATGCGCAGCGTGGCGTCGTGGCCGACCAGCTTCTCGAAATAGCGCGACACGATGCGCGCCATCGTCAGCCCGCGTATACCTGCGGACGGTGAGAAGAAGTTGAAGCCTTGGCCGAGGCCGGCCGCACCAGCCAACGCGGCGGCGGTGAGGAAGCCACCGGACAGGCCAAGCAAGGCGGTGCCGGCCAGCATGGTGGTCCACAGCAGCAGCACGGTCAGCAGCAGGCGCGGCCGATGGCGCAGGAACACCGCGCGCAGCGAATCAGGCGAACGGCTCATGCGCGCACCGCCTGTGCCGGTTCGACCAGGCGCCCTTCCGGCAGCAGCAGGCAGCGGTCGGCCCAGGCGATCACCGCCGGGCTGTGGGTGGCGACCACCACACTGCGACCCCGCGCATAGGCAGCCAGGCTGCGCAGCAGTGCGGCCTCGGTATCGGCGTCGAGAAACGCGGTGGGTTCGTCCAGCAACAGGACCTGCGGGTCGCGCAGCAACAACCGGGCCAGGCCGATACGACGGGCTTCGCCGCCGGACAGGCCGAAGCCACGTTCGCCGATCACCGTGTCCAGGCCCTGCGGCAGCCGCTGTGCGAACTGCAGCACCTGCGCGGCCTCGGCCACCGCACGAAGACGCGCATCGCTGGCACCGGGATCAGCCAGGCGCAGGTTGTCGGCGATGCTGCCGTGGAACAGGTAGGGGCGCTGGCTGGCATAGGCCACCTGCACACCGGGACGCAGCTGCAGCTTGCCGGCGCGCGGCGGCAGCCAGCCGGCCAGCGCTTCCAGCAGGGTGCTTTTACCGGAACCGCTGGGACCAACCAGGGCCAGGCGCTGGCCCGGCTCCAGCCGCAGGTCCAGATCCTGCAGCACATCCTGCGGCGCGCCCAGCGGGCGCAGCACCAGCCCTTGTGCCTGCAGCGGCGGCAACGCGGCCTCGGCCGGCTCCACCGCCAGCGGTGCAACCTCGTTCTCGACCAGGCCCTGCTCATCGGGCAGCGACTGCAGCAGGCGCTCCACTTCGGCGGCGGCGGCCAGTGCATTGGCGCGATCATGGTAGTGCGCGGCCAGCCGTCGCAGCGGCGCATAGAATTCCGGTGCCAGCAGCAGGCAGAACAGCCCCGCACCCAGCGTCGGCACCGCTGCATGCAGCGACATCATGCCCAGATAGCTCAGGCCCAGGTACAGCGCCACCATCGCCACGCTCACGGAGGCGAAGAATTCCAGCACCGTGGACGACAGGAAGGCAATCCGCAGCACCTTCAGCGTGCGCACGCGCACGCCTTCAGCGGCGGCCTCGATACCCTCCAGCTCGGCGTCACCGCGGCCATACAGGCGTAGCAGGCCCAGGCCCTTGATCCGGTCGGCGAAATGGCCGCTCATGCGTGCCAGCTCACCCAGCTGCGCACGGCCGGCCGCTTCGGCGCCCCAGCCCACCAGCATCATGAAGAACGGCACCAGTGGCGCGGTGAACAGCAGGATCAGCGCCACCACCCAGTCCACCCAGGCCACCGCGGCCAGGATCAGCAGCGGCACCACCACCACTTCAGTGCGCACCGGCAGGAAGCCGCTGTAATAGCTCTCGATCGCATCACCGTGATGCAGCATCAGTTCGCCCAGTTCGCCGGTGCGGCGCTGCCGCAGCCACAGTGGGCCGTGGCCCAGCAGGCGTGCGAACACGCGTTCGCGCAATGCCAGGCGTGCGGCGTCGGCCACGTCACCGGCGGCGGCCTGGGTGGCGCTGCCCAGCAGGGTGCGCAGCACCAGGATCACCGCCAATCCCGCCAGCACCGGCAGGCCAGAGGCCAGCGGCACGCGCTCCACCAGCACCCGCTGCACCAGCCAGGCGATGGCGGCAGCCTGGCCGATCAACAGTGCGCCGGACAGGCTGATGCACAGCGCGGCCAGGCGCTGGCGGCCCCGGGCGGACCGTGCCAGGTCGGCCAGCCAGGCCGTGCGCACACGCCGCTGGCGGGCGGTTTCAGCTTCCGGGGACAGGCCGTCAGGGGTCGTTTCGGCAGCGCTCAAGAGGTCTTCACGGGCAACGAGGGAGACACGGCATTGTAGGCGCAGGCAATAGCCCGCCCCTGCGGCCGGCGGTCGCAGTCTTCATCAGGTTGGCATACGATCAACCGGGGCACCTGTTCATACATTGATCTGGATCAAGGCTGTTTGAAGTAGTCGGTCACATCATTCACGTCGTAGACCACCCTTCCCGCCACCTGCAACGGCACTATCCAACGAGGTAGCCAGGCCATGATTGATCAGACAGTCGTAGAACTGTCGCGGCTGCAATTCGCGCTGACCGCGATGTACCACTTCCTATTCGTACCGCTCACCCTCGGCCTGTCCTTCATGGTGGCCATCATGGAGAGCGTGTATGTGATGACCGGCAAGGAGATCTGGCGCAGGATGACCCTGTTCTGGGGCGTCCTGTTCGGCATCAACTTCGCCATGGGCGTTGCCACCGGCATCGTCATGGAATTCCAGTTCGGCATGAACTGGTCCTACTACAGCCACTACGTGGGTGACATCTTCGGTGCGCCACTGGCCATCGAAGGCCTGATGGCGTTCTTCCTGGAAGCCACCTTCGTCGGCCTGTTCTTCTTCGGCTGGAACCGCCTGAGCAAGGTCAAGCACCTGATGGTGACCTGGCTGATGGCGCTGGGGACCAACCTGTCGGCGATCTGGATCCTGGTGGCCAATGGCTGGATGCAGAACCCGACCGGTGCGGTGTTCAACCCGGAAACCATGCGCATGGAAGTGGTCGACTTCATGGCGGTGGTGTTCAACCCGGTGGCGCAGGCCAAGTTCGTGCACACCGTCAGCGCCGGCTACGTGACCGGTGCGGTGTTCGTGATGGCGATCAGCGCGTTGTTCCTGCTGCGCAACAAGCACAAGGACCTGGCCCGCCGTTCGTTTGCGGTGGCCGCGGCGTTCGGCCTGCTGTCATCGCTGTCGGTGGTCGTGCTGGGTGACGAGAGCGGTTACGCCGCCAGCGAACACCAGAAGATGAAGCTGGCCGCGATCGAAGCGATGTGGGAGACCGAGCGTGCGCCGGCCGACTTCACCGCCTTCGGCATCCCCAACCAGGAGACCCACCAGAACAACTACGCGGTGAAGATCCCCTACCTGATGGGCCTGATCGCCACCCGCTCGTTGAACCAGCCGATTCCCGGCATCCTGGAACTGGTCGAGCGCGCCGAACACCGCGTGCGTGGCGGCCAGCTGGCCTACGGTGCATTGGAACGCCTGCGCGCCAACAAGAACGACGTTGAAGCGCGCGAGATGTTCGACCGTCACTGGCAGGACCTGGGCCACGGCCTGCTGCTCAAGCGCTATCGCGATGACATCCTCAACGCCACCCCGCAGGAAATCTCGCAGGCGGCGATGGACACGGTGCCGCGCGTGATGCCGTTGTTCTGGACCTTCCGCGTGATGGCCGGCCTCGGCTTCTACCTCATCGCTTTCTTCGCCCTGGCCTTCTACTACTCCTGCCGCAACAATTTCCAGGACAAGCGCTGGTTCCTCAAGCTGGCCCTGTGGACGCTGCCGGCGCCGTGGATCGCGATCGAGTGCGGCTGGTTCGTGGCCGAGTATGGTCGCCAGCCGTGGGCGGTCGATGGCGTGCTGCCGACCTTCTATGCAGCATCGGGGCTGGCCCTGCATGAAATCGTGCTGACCCTGGCCGGCTTCACTGCCATCTACACCGCGCTGATCGTGGTCGAGATCAAGCTGATGCTCAAGGCGATCCGCAAGGGTCCGGACGAGGTGCTGCCGTCACTGCAGTCGCCCCAGCCGCATGCTTCCCACAATGCCTCGGCGCCGGCCGCCGGCCAGGCCTGAGGCAGGAGAACCAAGATGGATTTCATTCTTCTGGACTACACCACGCTGCGCGTGATCTGGTGGCTGCTGCTCGGCATCCTGCTGATCGGTTTCGCCGTGATGGATGGTTTCGACCTGGGCGTGGGCACCCTGCTGCCCTTCGTCGCCCGCAACGACGCTGAGCGCCGGCTGGTGATCAATACCATCGGTCCGGTATGGGAAGGCAACCAGGTGTGGCTGATCCTGGGCGGCGGCGCGATCTTCGCCGCATGGCCGCCGCTCTACGCGGTCAGCTTCTCCGGGTTCTACCTGGCGATGTTCGTGATCCTGTTCGCGCTGATCCTGCGACCGGTCGGCTTCAAGTTCCGCAGCAAGATGCCCAGCGAGCGCTGGCGCAACACCTGGGACTGGGCGCTGTTCATCGGTGGCTTCATCCCGGCGCTGATCATGGGCGTGGCGGTGGGCAACGTGGTGCTGGGCGTGCCGTTCCACTTCGATGACAGCATGCGCATCTTCTACACCGGCTCGTTCTTCGGCCTGCTGATGCCCTTCGCGCTGCTGGCCGGCCTGCTCAGCGTGTCGATGCTGGTCGCCCACGGTGCCGCCATGCTGGTGCTGAAGACCGACGGCCCGGTGGCCGAACGTGCGGCCCGTTTCGGCAGCATCGCCGCGATCATCGCCTTCGTGCTGTTCGCGGTGGGCGGTGCCTGGGTGGCCTTCGGCCTGCCGGGTTACCAGATCACCTCGCAGGTGGTCACCGACGGCGCCACCAATCCGCTGCTGAAGACCGCCGAACTCGGCGCCGCCGGTGGCTGGATGCGCAACTACAGCGCCATGCCGGCCACGATCCTGGCGCCGCTGCTGGGCCTGGCCGGCCTGCTGGCCAGTGCGGTACTGCTGCGGGCCCGTCGCGGCGGCCTGGCCTTCATCGCCTCCGGGGCAGCCATCGCCGGCATCATCCTGACCGTCGGCTTTGCGATCTTCCCGTTCCTGCTGCCGTCCTCGAGCCAGCCCACCTCCAGCCTGACCGTGTGGGACGCCTCGTCCAGCCACCTGACCCTGTGGATCATGCTGCTGGCCACGGCGGTATTCCTGCCGATCATCCTCGCCTACACCACCTGGGTGTACCGCGTGCTGAAGGGCAAGACCACCACCGAAGAGATGGGCAACAACCCGAACGCGTACTGATTGCTTGCACGTGTGCCGACCAACGGTCGGCACCTACCCGGAATGAAGGAGACTGATCATGTGGTATTTCGCCTGGATTCTCGGTGCCGGCCTCGCCTCGACGGTGGCCATCCTCAACGGCATGTGGTTCGAAGCCCGCGAGCAGAACCGCATCGAGAAGGAAAATCGTCGCTGAGCTGTAAAAAAACCTTGCCGCCTTGGCCTTCACACGGTATCTTAGGCGGCTCCTTCGGGGTGTAGCTCAGTCTGGTAGAGCGCTACGTTCGGGACGTAGAGGTCGCAGGTTCGAATCCTGTCTCCCCGACCACTCACGTGGTCGCATTGAAGCCTGGTGAAGTCGTCCAGGCTTTTTTGTTCCCTGAAGTGGCACTGCTTCGGCAGTGTGAAGAAAACAGCATTCACCCCTTGCCGCCATCGGGGTGAATCGCTAGAATAGGCGGCTCCCTTCGGGGTGTAGCTCAGTCTGGTAGAGCGCTACGTTCGGGACGTAGAGGTCGCAGGTTCGAATCCTGTCTCCCCGACCACTTCGGTGGTCACCAAGAAGCCTGGAAGACATCACTGTCCTCCGGGTTTTTTTGTATCAGGGCACCTGGCCGCCCGCATGACGGGACCTTGCCGGAGCCCGCACGTACAATGGCCGCGCTGCCGGCCCGCCAGCAGCCCCGCCCCCACCTGCCGCTTCGGCGTAGACCGATGCCGGCGCTGCATGCCATTGCCCCGGCGTGCGACACCTGCAAGGACCACCGATGAGTTCCTCCACTTCCGATTCGCCGTCGCTGCTGCACGGCCGCGTCCTCGCATTCGCCGCGATCCTGCTGGCAGCGATCAACCTGCGCACCGCGGTCACCTCGATCACCCCGCTGCTGGACGTGCTCGGCCAGCAGTTCGGTTTCGGTACCACCATGACCGGCGTGCTGGGCATGCTGCCGACCGCGTCGTTCGCACTGTTCGGCGTGGCCACGCCGGCGCTGGCACGGCGCCTCGGGCTGGAGCGCACCACGCTGCTGGCGATGGTGATGGCGATGGCCGGCCTGCTGCTGCGTTCCAGCGCCGGCAACGTCGGCACGCTGCTGTTGGGTTCGGTGGTGGCACTGGCCGGCATGGGCATCGGCAACGTGGTGGTGCCGCCGCTGGTGAAGCGCTATTTCGCCAACAAGGTCGGTACCATGAGCACGCTCTACATCAGCGTGCTGCAGCTGGGCACCATGCTGCCCGCATTGCTCGCGGTACCGATGGCCAACGCCGCTGG includes the following:
- a CDS encoding cytochrome ubiquinol oxidase subunit I, encoding MIDQTVVELSRLQFALTAMYHFLFVPLTLGLSFMVAIMESVYVMTGKEIWRRMTLFWGVLFGINFAMGVATGIVMEFQFGMNWSYYSHYVGDIFGAPLAIEGLMAFFLEATFVGLFFFGWNRLSKVKHLMVTWLMALGTNLSAIWILVANGWMQNPTGAVFNPETMRMEVVDFMAVVFNPVAQAKFVHTVSAGYVTGAVFVMAISALFLLRNKHKDLARRSFAVAAAFGLLSSLSVVVLGDESGYAASEHQKMKLAAIEAMWETERAPADFTAFGIPNQETHQNNYAVKIPYLMGLIATRSLNQPIPGILELVERAEHRVRGGQLAYGALERLRANKNDVEAREMFDRHWQDLGHGLLLKRYRDDILNATPQEISQAAMDTVPRVMPLFWTFRVMAGLGFYLIAFFALAFYYSCRNNFQDKRWFLKLALWTLPAPWIAIECGWFVAEYGRQPWAVDGVLPTFYAASGLALHEIVLTLAGFTAIYTALIVVEIKLMLKAIRKGPDEVLPSLQSPQPHASHNASAPAAGQA
- the cydB gene encoding cytochrome d ubiquinol oxidase subunit II, with product MDFILLDYTTLRVIWWLLLGILLIGFAVMDGFDLGVGTLLPFVARNDAERRLVINTIGPVWEGNQVWLILGGGAIFAAWPPLYAVSFSGFYLAMFVILFALILRPVGFKFRSKMPSERWRNTWDWALFIGGFIPALIMGVAVGNVVLGVPFHFDDSMRIFYTGSFFGLLMPFALLAGLLSVSMLVAHGAAMLVLKTDGPVAERAARFGSIAAIIAFVLFAVGGAWVAFGLPGYQITSQVVTDGATNPLLKTAELGAAGGWMRNYSAMPATILAPLLGLAGLLASAVLLRARRGGLAFIASGAAIAGIILTVGFAIFPFLLPSSSQPTSSLTVWDASSSHLTLWIMLLATAVFLPIILAYTTWVYRVLKGKTTTEEMGNNPNAY
- the cydX gene encoding cytochrome bd-I oxidase subunit CydX, translating into MWYFAWILGAGLASTVAILNGMWFEAREQNRIEKENRR